In the Malassezia vespertilionis chromosome 8, complete sequence genome, TTTGGCGATCGTGGATGTTCCGTCTCAGTCCGTTTACATGGATTGTCGAAGGCCAGCTTGGCAATGCGATCCACGACAAGcctgtgcgctgcgacCACGACGAAATGAACACGGTCATTCCACCCGCTGGCCAGACATGCGACCAATACTTGCAGCCATTTTCCCTGCCGCTCTCTGCGCCGGAGAATCCGAATGTGACGGGATACTACGTATCGAACCCCGACAATACGTGCGGCTTTTGCTCCATGCGCCAGGGCGAAGACtacttgcgcagcatcgagATGAATTCCGCGCATCGCTTCAATGATCTGGGCTACCTCTGCGCCTACATTGTATTCAACCTTGCCCTCTACTTTTTGTTCTTCTACCTTTTCcgcgtgcatcgctggTCCTGGATTAAGTCCAAGGGCAAGAAGAAGACGCCTGTAAATGATATCGCGAAGCTCGGCGAAGAAGAGCTGGAGAATGCGCAAGGGCCGCAGCCACACGCCTAAGCGACCCAGCTCCATGGCACGGCTCGCTGGgcctgcgcacggcgccccCACGTGTTTACAGCGTGTGCATGCCTACACCGATCGTATCGGGCCATGGGCATTTAGCACCTTATGATTGGTGCGCCACAGTAGCCTCTAGTGTTAGATTGCAAACATCTTTTTGGTCAGCCAATGGCGTAGCTTTCGGCGCcgggcgcgcggcgcagggcaAATGACCTTTTCAAACATCCTTGCGCCGACTCTCCTGCTGCAGGATAGGCCTAGCACAGCATGCCGTCTGCACCCAACGGCCTTGGGCTGGACCCGTCGCTCGAGATTTTCTCGGATGCACTAGGCACCCAGCCGCAGGACAGGCGAGATTCCGACGCCATCCCCATGGTGCCGCTCTCCTTCCACCCACAGAACGGCGCGACACACGAAAAACGTGTCAGCAACCGCTCATCCACGCTCTCTTCGTACTACAATTTCGATGAATTTTACGACGTAGAGCCGTACGGAGATGAGAATCACTCGCGGGCGTACTTGGAGCCATCGCACACATACAACTCGTCGCCCGCTGCGTACCACGACCAGCGCATTGCAAATTTGGgtacgccgcgcgagtACTACggctcctcgcgcaagatgcaTGGGATAAGCGACGAGGCGACACATACTCCCCATACCGCTGCTCGGAAGCGGCGGGCTCGCAAGTCTGTCCCGATCGACTCGCTTGATCCCACCGGCGTACAGGAGCTCAGTCGCCGCctttcgcgccgcacgcaaaTGGACGGCCCGAACCCGGCACACCGCTCGATCACCATTGAGCCCATTGCCAGCGACGAAAAGGAGAATTCCGAGACGTTTGAGTCGTCCACTGTCGATCCGTTTGACGAGAACAACAAGTTTGATCTTGGGCGCCTCCTCCGCGAGGCATACGCCGAGTCGGACCGCCGCGGCAATATGCGCCGCATTATGGGCATTGCATTCCGCGACTTTGGCGTCACTGGATTCGGTagcggcgccgagctgaACCAGACATTCGGCAGTGTGATGCTGTCGCCATTGCGTATTGTCTCCAGTATCCGGTCCATGTTTCATCGTGTCGTAAAACACATCATCCGCGACTCGGAAGGCTGCGTCAAGCCCGGCGAGATGCTTTTGGTTCTGGGCCGTCCCGGAAGTGGGTGCACCACCATGCTTAAAGCCCTCTGTTCTTACCGGGATGGCTTCCGCAGTATCGATGGCACGGTGCTTTACGAAGGTCTCGACCATAAAAGCATCGACGGCCctttgcgcggcgacgtTGTCTACTCACCCGAAGACGACATCCATTTCCCCACACTTACCGTAGGCCAGACACTCGCGTTTGCCACAgcgacacgcgcgccgagcaccaAATACCGCATGACGCTGACCGACGACCAAGGCCGCAAAGAGTACATTGAACTGACGCGCGAAGTGCTTGCGACGATTCTTGGTCTGCGCCACACGTACAACACCAAGGTCGGCAACGACATGGTCCGCGGTGTTTCCGGCGGtgagcgcaagcgtgtgAGTATTGCAGAGACActggcagcgcgcgccaagattGTCATGTTTGACAACTCCTCGCGTGGTCTCGACTCTTCGACTGCGCTCGAGTTTGTCACTGCCCTGCGCGTTTCCACCAACATCTCTATGAGCACGACCGTCGCGAGTATTTACCAGGCCGGCGAGAATATCACTCAGCTGTTTGACAAGGTATGCGTGCTTAACCAGGGACGCATGGTCTACTTTGGTCCTCTGGCCTACGCTGTAGACCACTTCAAGTCGATTGGCTTTGAGCCCCTCCACCGCCAGACCACGGCTGATTTCCTCGTTGCCTGCACCGACCTGACAGGACAGAATGTTAACCCACACTTTGAAGGCAGCGTACCGCGTCTCCCCGACGAACAGGCGAGAGCATTCCGCAACTCTCCTGTGGGCCGCGCAAACCACGCCGAAGTGGAAAACTACATTGCAGTGATGATGTCACGCCAAACGAAACAGAACGCCGACTTCTACGTCGACTTGGCCCGCGACGAACGTGCAAAGCATTCACGCAAAGGCAGCAAATACCTGATTTCATGGCCGATGCAAGTACGCCTTGCActcaagcgccgcgcccaaaTTGCCTGGGGTGATATGCCGACGCATCTCACCGTCattcttgccgcgctcttccAGTCCATCATCATTGGCTCCGTGTTTTACCAAATGCCCCACAACTCGTCTGGTTTCTTCTCGCGCGGTGGTGTACTTTTCTTCTCATTGCTGTACAACAGTTTCACAGGCATGTCGGAGATTTCGCTCGGGTACGAACAGCGCCCGATTGTTATCCGCCAAAAGCGCTTCGCCATGCTTCATCCCTCTGCAGACGCACTTGGAAACACACTGCTGGATTTCCCTGTGCGCATGATTTCCATTCTCATCTTTGACATCGTTGTCTACTTTATGACGGGACTGAGCTACACGGCGGAAAAGTTCTTTACCTACTTTGGCGTCACATCGCTGGTCACGTACTGTATGACGGCATTCTTCCGCATGCTTGCTGCCTCCACGAAATCCGAGCCGCTCGCGACCATGTTTGGCGGTGTCGCTGTGCTGGACGTGGCGCTCTACACGGGTTATATGATCCCGCGCAAGTCGATGAAACCCTGGTGGAAATGGCTGAGCTACTGCAACCCCGTCGCGTTTGGTTTCGAGATGCTTCTTGCTAACGAGTACCGCGGCCTCGAATTCGCCTGCCAGCAGCTGGTGCCTTTTGACAAGCCCGGCACGAGCTTCGATTACGACAGTCCCAACAACACGCCGTACCGCGTCTGTCCCATTGCCGGTGCTGAGCCCGGCAGGGCCACGGTGAATGCCGAGCGATACTTGTTGGATATGTACGGATTTAGCTGGGACAATACCAACCGCAACGCTGGCATTCTGATTGGGTTCTGGATCTTTTTCCTCATTTGTTACTTGTGCGCGTCCGAGCGCCAAATCGATCCCGCAGCGTCGGGCGGCATGATGCTCTACAACCGTGCCACCTCGAAAAATCTcccgagcgtgcgcgaaggCAAGGGCCTGGAGGACCTGGAAACTGATCCGGAACTGCGCCAAGCCAATGCGGCCGTCGAGAATGAAGTCGCGCCTGTTGCCGCCGACGCGGCACCGCGTCATTTGCAAGTCTCTGATTCAGTGTTTAGCTGGGAGAATCTCAACTTTGACGTGATGATCAAGggcgagccgcgccgcctgctCAACAATGTATCGGGCTTTGTCGCTCCCGGAAAAATGACGGCATTGATGGGCGAGAGCGGTGCCGGGAAAACGACATTGCTGAACGtcttggcgcagcgctcagACGTTGGCGTTGTCCACGGCGACTTTTTCGTGAATGGacgcgcactgccgcgctcTTTCCAGGCGGATACTGGCTACTGCCAGCAGCAGGATGTGCATCTTGCACAAACCaccgtgcgcgaagcgcttcaGTTTTCTGCGATGCTCCGCCAGCCGCGCGAGACGCCGAAGGAAGAGCGACTTGCGTACGTCGAGACGGTGATTGAGCTGCTTGAGATGCAGtcgtttgccgaggcgctcgtcggTGAAGTCTCGGAGGGTCTGAgtgtcgagcagcgcaagcgcttgacgatcggcgtcgagcttgccgcgaAGCCAAGCTTGCTTCTTTTCCTCGACGAGCCCACGTCGGGCTTGgatgcacaagcggcgtgGTCGATCGTGCGTTTCCTTAAGAAGCTTGCGAACGAAGGCCAAGCCATTCTCTGCACGATTCACCAACCGAGCGGTGAATTATTCAACCAATTTGACCGCTTGTTGCTGCTGCAGAAAGGCGGCAAGACGGTCTACTTTGGCGACATTGGCGAGAACTCGCTGAAGATGCTGCACTACTTTGAGCAGCGTTGCGGCGTCAAGTGCGACATTAATGCGAACCCCGCCGAATACATTCTGGATGTCATTGGTGCCGGCGCCACTGCCACCACCAAGCATAACTGGCGCGAGTACTTTTTGCAAAGCCAAGAGTACAAGGatttgcagcagcagcttgtgATTTACCGCCACTCGAACACGGGCGGCGAGCAGGACCAAGGAGCGCGCTCCCAGCGTGAATATGCACAGCCCTTCTTTGTCCAGCTTTCGCAGGTGACGAGCCGTGCTTTTGTTGCCTACTGGCGCAATCCACTTTACCTTATTACCAAGTTGATTCTCAACGTCGTCTCTGGGCTCGTCGTCGGCTCCAGTTTCTGGAAGCAAGGCAATGAACAGACCtacattgcgctgcagaaccGCTTGTTTGCATgtttccttgcgcttgtcgcttCTACCTCTCTTTCACAGCACCTGCAACCCGAGTTTATTCGATTCCGCTCGCTCTTTGAGGTGCGCGAGAAGCCTTCCAAGCTGTACACCTGGCCAGTCATGGTCCTCGGCGCAATCCTCGTCGAGATCCCGTGGAACTTTATCGGCGGCACGGTGTACTGGATCCCGTGGTACTACTTAATCGAGTTTCCCACCGACTCGAAGCGCTCGGCGTACAGCTGGGGCTTCTACATGCTTTTCCAGCTCTACTATTGCACCTTTGCACAGGCCATGGCAGCGATCAGTGCGAATGCCATGATTGCCTCGGTGCTCTTTTCGACCTTCTTTGCATTTGTCGTTGTGTTTTGCGGTGTGGtgcagccgccgccatTGCTCCCGTCGTTTTGGCGTTCTTGGATGTACCACGTGAGTCCTTTCTTCTACTTTATGGAAGGCATGCTTGGAAACGCAGTTGGTGGCGTCGCCGTCCAGTGCGAGCCCTCCGAGATGCAGCAGCTCTTTCCTCCTCCGGGCATGACGTGCGATCAGTACTTGACCGAGGGTGGGTTTACCACCGCCGTGAATGTGAGCCctgccgcgcaaggcatCCAGCAAGGCTATGGCTACTACACCAACGgcccgagcagctcgtgcCTCTTTTGCCTTTACCGCTACGGCGACGACTATCTCGCCACGGTGCTTATGGACGCGGGGTCAAAGTACCGCGACCTGGGCATTGTCATTGCCTTTATTGCTTTCAACACTGCCCTCGTGTTTGCCCTCTTTTACCTGTTCCGTATCCGCCGCTGGGGCAGCAGCAAGGTCAAGCCCGTCAAGTCGCTCACcggcgagcagcacgaCGAGTCTGTTGCAGTGCCGGCCATGGAAGCCGAGGCACCGACAATGACCTTTAGTGGCCCGGGCATGGGCGCGGTTGGATACGGCGTTGACGACAAGCTTCATTCTATGATGCCGGGGCGCAACAAAGCCTCTGATTCCACAACCAACATGCTCAACTCCGATTCCCCATATCTGCACCGCGGCGATCCCAACGACGGCTCCATGTTCCTTTCTTCCCCCATGCAGCCTACGCACTGGAACACGCCCAAGCTGCCGggctcggcgcactggGCCACGCAGACACAGTCAAAGCAAACTCCCTCCATGGCGGATTCGCCCGAAATGGGCCAGGGTTTCCCAGAACACACGCTCAGCACCCCAGCCACTGCACACGGCCATGCACTGACCATGCCGTCCTCGGCAGGGCCCACTCCCCTTTTGCCACAGAGCACCCTGCTACCGGAGGCGATTccggagcggcgcagaagccgacggcgccgaagcttgcgcgtgcctcGCACAGCGAACCAAGACGAAACCACGGAAGCACGTCGCGAACCGCGCGGGCGCTACCGAAACTCGTCTTattcctcgcgcacgctgtCCGGCCTGTCGTATTACTATGACGAGTATGCATCGGATGATTAATTCGTATGGAGACAAAAAGGCAAGGCAGGTTTGCCTATCCGTAGTACCGACAAAcgacgcgcagcgtacATGAAAAATGCCCAACTACACTAGCAGCAACGCTAGCAGAAGCAAAAGCAAAACCTGAGTGTCAGATACATGCCACGTACCGCAATCAGTAGCCACACACACCATCCGTgcatgcgtgcatcgaCGCGTGCGACAAAACggtccatgcgccgcacggcctgctcgagctgcgaCTGCGtgtgctcgacgcgtgTATCGAGGTCCTGGAGCAGACCCAGCTGCTCACCCGTCTCTGTCCCAATGAGCTCTGCCTGTGATCGCAGTGTATGCAGCGACGTGCCCATCGTGTCCAGCGCCCTGTTCTGCCCAGAaagcaagcgctgctgctgctcttTTTCCCACGCCAGCGACGTCGACGGCTGCGTATCCGCATACGTGTCCTGCTCGCGAAACGCACGCTCCATGCGCGCCACCTCACGCTCACTGGTATCCACAAACacgcgccgaagcgcaagctctttttcgtccaagccaaagcgcgccggacCGCTTTGTTCGACCGCGCGCACCGTTTGCCGTAGATCACTAATGTCTTGCCGCAGCGTGgtcagcgtcgcgcgcaaatccgTATATTGACTTGGATCACGCTCAGCACCGCTCTCCAGCTcccgcgccgtgcgcagtcGCGCCTGAATATCccgcgcaaacgcgccgtaCGGATCCGACGCCATGGTGGTAAGACACGTGACGTGCTTTGGACGCGCgcggtcgcgcagcgttcCGCATGCGTCTCGCGGCGTGGCTCGTGTATCTCGCATGGCTTGCGGCGGCTGTatgcgcgcagcagtgtgtgcgcgtgcgcgtgcagcatCCGTGGTACAATAGctcggcggcacgctcggcgccgatgcTCGAGATGCTCGAATCAGCGCGTGCGGTATGGACAGACGACTATTTCTCGCTGCTCTCGATGCTGTGGTCTGAAAATGGCATCcacacgcagctgcacgtCGCGTATGACGATGCGCCTCCTGCGGCACTGTACACCGCAATtgaggcgctgcttgtctACCACACGCGCAGTACAGACGtgtttgccgaggcgcattTGGACGAATGGCGCGCAAacattgcgctgcactcCCAAGCGGCCATggtggcggcgcagtaCCAGCTGTACGAAAGCATGCGCCTTGCAGCCCACGCTCCAGGTTGCCGCTCGTGGGTGCACTGGCAGAAAAAGGCGTActgctctgcagcgcagctccgcgccgccgtcttGCACGATTTGGCACATGGAGCGTGGGCTGCGTCCAACGTGTACCCCGACGACGCCGTGTATGCTCCGCGCATTTTCTCAGAGCACGCACCGGTGGTCGTGCTGTATGCGGACCCGTACGCGCCGGAGAATGGGgcgatgcacgcggcgctcatgcagcttgccaaggATGCGCCACTGCGGTACGTGCTGCGATGGAAGCCATCTTACGGGCGCACAGGtgagcttgcgcatgcCTATATTGGCGGCTACGGCATCGCGCTGCACCTGAAGAAGGTTGACTACCTTGTCATTGACGACCGCGcggtcggcgccgcagccgaGCCCATGTTTGACGCAGCGTCCGAGGCATCCGTccgcaatgcgcagcgcaccttTACTTCCGTGCAAGACGAATTGTACGCTGGaagtgcgcagcgtgcaagcgtcgcggaAGCCGTCGCCGCACAGGCAGACATCCCCCAAGAGTACGTTGCGATCCTTGGCTTTGCCGTCTCGCACCTCGTCCTGACCTCGACCGATCCACTCGAAACGCTCGAGGAACTTACACGCAACTTTCCTGCGCATGCAGCCGGCCTTGTGCACTACGTAGACCGCATGCCCGTCCCAAACCCTATCCTCGACACGCTGGCCGGAGAACAGGCGCAAGCAGGCATGTGCGCCGTGTGGATCAATGGCAAAGAAGTGGACACGCATGCTTTTACGCCCCTCGGCATCCTTCCccagctgcacgccgagcgcagcttgctgcgcatgtTCGCCGGGCCCGAACTTGGCATCAGCCCTTCCGACGCATCTGCTCTCCTCACCGACAAGCACCTTACCCGCGCATTCCTCGGCCACGAAGCGGCTTTGTTCGACGCGAGCGATCGGGTCGagtcgcgcgacgcgccgctggttGCGTGGATAAACGATTTGGAGGCGTACGCGGACGTGTGGTACACAAACTTGAACGTGCTCCTGCAGCCGCGCTTTCCGGGCCAGCCGCTGATGCTTGCAAGCAACTTCTTCAACCTCCTCGTCCTGCCCGACCTCGGCCTCCCCACCGCGTTTCGCGTCTTGGCTGGATTGGTCCATGCACAAGCGGACCCGTTGGGCCTCCACATCGGCGTCATGCCGCTGGTGCAAACCCAGCGCGATGAGACGCTTGCGGCGGTGCTTTGGGCGGCGATCGAGCGGCTTCCCGCGcccgcgctcggcacactGCTTGATGAGTATGCGGAGCGTACTGCACCGCTGGATCcgagcgaagcgcgcgctgcacttcGCGAAATGCTCGAGGTGTATTCTGTAGCGCTCGACGAAGAGGACCATGCATTTTTCCGCCACGGCACGCTTCCTGCCGCGacagcgcatcgcattgcgatggcgcgtgcctacatggcgcgcttgcacatTATTCCCCAGGGTCTGGGCGCCGCGTTTATGAACGGCCAGGCTATACCGCTCGAccggcgcgtgctgcaaACAGCACTGGGTCTGCAGGTCGAGCAgacgcgcctcgctgcCGAAGCAATTATGCGCGGCGAAATTTCGAAAGAGCAGGCGCCGACTTACTTTTACGACCTGCCCACGacgcgcaagtcgcggtCCAAACTTGTATCAGCGATGGAAGAAGACGCACATACATA is a window encoding:
- a CDS encoding uncharacterized protein (COG:U; BUSCO:EOG09265B1X; EggNog:ENOG503NX5T), which encodes MASDPYGAFARDIQARLRTARELESGAERDPSQYTDLRATLTTLRQDISDLRQTVRAVEQSGPARFGLDEKELALRRVFVDTSEREVARMERAFREQDTYADTQPSTSLAWEKEQQQRLLSGQNRALDTMGTSLHTLRSQAELIGTETGEQLGLLQDLDTRVEHTQSQLEQAVRRMDRFVARVDARMHGWCVWLLIAVRGMYLTLRFCFCFC
- a CDS encoding uncharacterized protein (TransMembrane:12 (i626-650o662-683i704-727o739-757i769-789o885-902i1309-1330o1342-1362i1383-1408o1428-1448i1455-1474o1591-1612i); COG:Q; EggNog:ENOG503NTZE) — protein: MPSAPNGLGLDPSLEIFSDALGTQPQDRRDSDAIPMVPLSFHPQNGATHEKRVSNRSSTLSSYYNFDEFYDVEPYGDENHSRAYLEPSHTYNSSPAAYHDQRIANLGTPREYYGSSRKMHGISDEATHTPHTAARKRRARKSVPIDSLDPTGVQELSRRLSRRTQMDGPNPAHRSITIEPIASDEKENSETFESSTVDPFDENNKFDLGRLLREAYAESDRRGNMRRIMGIAFRDFGVTGFGSGAELNQTFGSVMLSPLRIVSSIRSMFHRVVKHIIRDSEGCVKPGEMLLVLGRPGSGCTTMLKALCSYRDGFRSIDGTVLYEGLDHKSIDGPLRGDVVYSPEDDIHFPTLTVGQTLAFATATRAPSTKYRMTLTDDQGRKEYIELTREVLATILGLRHTYNTKVGNDMVRGVSGGERKRVSIAETLAARAKIVMFDNSSRGLDSSTALEFVTALRVSTNISMSTTVASIYQAGENITQLFDKVCVLNQGRMVYFGPLAYAVDHFKSIGFEPLHRQTTADFLVACTDLTGQNVNPHFEGSVPRLPDEQARAFRNSPVGRANHAEVENYIAVMMSRQTKQNADFYVDLARDERAKHSRKGSKYLISWPMQVRLALKRRAQIAWGDMPTHLTVILAALFQSIIIGSVFYQMPHNSSGFFSRGGVLFFSLLYNSFTGMSEISLGYEQRPIVIRQKRFAMLHPSADALGNTLLDFPVRMISILIFDIVVYFMTGLSYTAEKFFTYFGVTSLVTYCMTAFFRMLAASTKSEPLATMFGGVAVLDVALYTGYMIPRKSMKPWWKWLSYCNPVAFGFEMLLANEYRGLEFACQQLVPFDKPGTSFDYDSPNNTPYRVCPIAGAEPGRATVNAERYLLDMYGFSWDNTNRNAGILIGFWIFFLICYLCASERQIDPAASGGMMLYNRATSKNLPSVREGKGLEDLETDPELRQANAAVENEVAPVAADAAPRHLQVSDSVFSWENLNFDVMIKGEPRRLLNNVSGFVAPGKMTALMGESGAGKTTLLNVLAQRSDVGVVHGDFFVNGRALPRSFQADTGYCQQQDVHLAQTTVREALQFSAMLRQPRETPKEERLAYVETVIELLEMQSFAEALVGEVSEGLSVEQRKRLTIGVELAAKPSLLLFLDEPTSGLDAQAAWSIVRFLKKLANEGQAILCTIHQPSGELFNQFDRLLLLQKGGKTVYFGDIGENSLKMLHYFEQRCGVKCDINANPAEYILDVIGAGATATTKHNWREYFLQSQEYKDLQQQLVIYRHSNTGGEQDQGARSQREYAQPFFVQLSQVTSRAFVAYWRNPLYLITKLILNVVSGLVVGSSFWKQGNEQTYIALQNRLFACFLALVASTSLSQHLQPEFIRFRSLFEVREKPSKLYTWPVMVLGAILVEIPWNFIGGTVYWIPWYYLIEFPTDSKRSAYSWGFYMLFQLYYCTFAQAMAAISANAMIASVLFSTFFAFVVVFCGVVQPPPLLPSFWRSWMYHVSPFFYFMEGMLGNAVGGVAVQCEPSEMQQLFPPPGMTCDQYLTEGGFTTAVNVSPAAQGIQQGYGYYTNGPSSSCLFCLYRYGDDYLATVLMDAGSKYRDLGIVIAFIAFNTALVFALFYLFRIRRWGSSKVKPVKSLTGEQHDESVAVPAMEAEAPTMTFSGPGMGAVGYGVDDKLHSMMPGRNKASDSTTNMLNSDSPYLHRGDPNDGSMFLSSPMQPTHWNTPKLPGSAHWATQTQSKQTPSMADSPEMGQGFPEHTLSTPATAHGHALTMPSSAGPTPLLPQSTLLPEAIPERRRSRRRRSLRVPRTANQDETTEARREPRGRYRNSSYSSRTLSGLSYYYDEYASDD